A segment of the Halodesulfovibrio sp. genome:
CTCTTGTTTTTTCAGTTCTGCAAGTTCGTTGTTTAGATCAACAAGGAACATCGGTTCAAAGTAACACGTCTCGCCTGTTTGGGAATAATCATGAATAATCCCCTGAACACGCCCTTTGAAGTTACTTTTAAGCGGCAGAACATATCTGTCACTGGAAAGAGTAACGTATTCGTCCTGAAGGTACTGAAGGATGCCGTGTGAATTAACAAAATCTTTAACTTTACGGGTACAAGTCTGGTGAATTCGACGAATTTCCTGACGTATCAGTAAAAGTTCTGGGGAACTGTTATCACGGATAAGACCATCATCCCCGACACAACGGGAAAGACCGGATGCACACTGCTCCGGCCACGGAAAATTATCTACCATTGCTAACAGCAACGGCCATGGAGAATCATCGGCATTAACGCGGATAGATGCCCGCAAGTCACGCGCCTGCACAAGCACCTGACGCAATGCCCAAAGATCATCAAGATCCAACACTGCTGAAGGACTGTCGATAAAGCCGAACATTCCTGCAAGATCGGGGAAAGACGTAAGCTTTACAGCAACGGTTCGTGCCCACTCCTGCCCTTGTCTAAAGAGCTGTGCATCTTTTTGTGCTTCATCACGGGTAGATGCAGGAGCAATGGCAAGACACGCATTTGCGCCAGCCTCCGAAACAGCAAAGTCCGCAAGGCGCTCAAGCACCTTACGGAACTCTAAATTGTGTATGGTACGCTGCTCCATAGAATTATGCGAGCTTTGCGCGAACTGATGCGCTCAGTTTTTTACCGTCTACGCGACCTTTGTATTCTGCCATAATAGCATTCATTACTTTACCCATATCTTTCATACCAGCAGCACCAGTTTCAGATACAGTTTTAGTAACGAGTTCTTCAAGTTCTTCATCGGAAAGCTGGCTTGGCAAGTAGTTCTGCAAAACTTCAAGTTCTGCTGCTTCTGTTGCTACCAAATCTTCACGATTAGCCGCGCGGAACTGTTCAATAGAGTCCTGACGCTGTTTTGCCTGCTTCATCACAACTTCAAGCATTTCCTCATCGTTGAGTTCACGCTTAAGATCAATCTGCATATTTTTAGCAGCAGTTTTCAGATGACGAAGTACACCAAGTGCAACTTGCTCCTTGGCTTTATAGGCAGTAATGTAGTCTTTATCGATCTGCTGAATAAGGCTCATGCTGTCACTCTTATGTAATTTTAGCATAGAATAATGCGGGGATCCGAAAACCGAATCCCCGCCAAGAAGCATCTATAAGATGCACCCGCCGTAGCGGTGAACAAGTACTAGATTAGTACTGATTCATCTTTCTCATCTTCTTAAGAAGACGTTTACGGGCGGCTGCTTTCTTCTTCTTACGCATTACGCTAGGTTTTTCGAAATGCTGACGTTTTTTCATTTCTGAAAGAATGCCTGCCTTTTCAACCTGCTTTTTAAAGCGGCGAAGCGCGATGTCGAAGTTGTAGTCGCTATCATCAAGATATACGCCTGGCATGAAATATCACCACCTTCTTTACTTACTATCCCAAACAAAAATCATGTTTAAGACAAGAGAATAACTTACGTGCTGATTTGTTTTTTTGCAAGCATTTTTTAAAATGTATTTATAAATTATATAGGCAAAAACGCTTAGCAGTTTTTTCACCTTACGAGACAGAAATGAAAACACGCTGAAGGCGCAGCAACACTCAGTCAGACATAGCTGCTACTGCCACCATTTTAAAAAGAAGAAGATAATTGCAACGCAAGGTCGCAACTCAGTAATACATCCGAAAACAATAAAAAAAGCCTACTGCAAGCAGTAGGCTTTTT
Coding sequences within it:
- a CDS encoding GatB/YqeY domain-containing protein produces the protein MSLIQQIDKDYITAYKAKEQVALGVLRHLKTAAKNMQIDLKRELNDEEMLEVVMKQAKQRQDSIEQFRAANREDLVATEAAELEVLQNYLPSQLSDEELEELVTKTVSETGAAGMKDMGKVMNAIMAEYKGRVDGKKLSASVRAKLA
- the rpsU gene encoding 30S ribosomal protein S21, producing the protein MPGVYLDDSDYNFDIALRRFKKQVEKAGILSEMKKRQHFEKPSVMRKKKKAAARKRLLKKMRKMNQY